One window of the Labeo rohita strain BAU-BD-2019 chromosome 9, IGBB_LRoh.1.0, whole genome shotgun sequence genome contains the following:
- the asmtl gene encoding probable bifunctional dTTP/UTP pyrophosphatase/methyltransferase protein isoform X2 — MLQGLRFEVVPSWFKETLDKSLFKNPYDYAVETAKQKALEVAHRMPFKHLKTPDIVIGADTVVTVDGLILEKPTDKQDAYRMLSRLSGKEHSVFTGVAIVLCHDKRGSDTDFKVVDFYEETKVKFAELSEEMLWEYINSGEPMDKAGGYGIQALGGMLVEYVQGDFLNVVGFPLNHFCKQLGLIFNSPPESPAHKVKRESDEACTLVNSLSKGAANGEVELLENGKDGSSTSMQEQNVIGPECPKCSRQDVPHSIISLLDGFKASKTLFTASKLKVFDVLNSSNGLTLEEVAGQINASVLGTERLLEAAVSLGLLKTVKQQNTNVYRNTEQANCFLVSNSPESLHGYILHCNDMVWPLFSHLENAVREGTSQHERAFGKKSEDVFQDAYYSKDEVKLRFMDAMHSIARVTGKDVATAFDLSPYKTACDIGGCTGAMAYEFTKAHPGLSVIVFDLPQVIEMRRYFQPKENDDRVSFVAGDFFTDDLPKADLYILARILHDWSDEKLHVLLSKLSKICTPGCGLLVSEIFLDEERKRPSRALLQALSMTEGKQRSTSEYNDLLEKHGFTPKHIKHTDNLLDAMLFVKEDPNDKRTLLGCSSASTETAELE, encoded by the exons ATGCT GCAGGGTTTACGATTCGAAGTGGTTCCTTCTTGGTTTAAAGAAACATTGGACAAATCCTTGTTTAAGAACCCATATGACTATGCAGTGGAAACAGCCAAACAAAAGGCTTTGGAAGTGGCTCACCGAATGCCATTT aaacaCTTGAAAACTCCAGATATTGTAATTGGAGCAGACACTGTTGTG acagTTGATGGCTTGATCTTGGAGAAGCCTACGGATAAACAAGATGCTTACCGCATGTTGTCTAg GCTGAGTGGTAAGGAACATAGCGTCTTCACAGGTGTAGCTATTGTGCTCTGCCATGACAAGAGAG GGTCAGATACAGACTTCAAAGTCGTTGATTTTTATGAAGAGACTAAAGTTAAATTTGCAGAATTATCTGAGGAGATGCTCTGGGAATACATCAACAGTGGAGAGCCCAT GGACAAGGCTGGTGGTTATGGGATCCAGGCTTTGGGTGGCATGTTGGTTGAGTATGTGCAAGGAGATTTTCTTAATGTGGTAGGCTTCCCTCTTAACCACTTCTGCAAGCAGCTGGGATTGATTTTTAACAGCCCACCTGAAAGTCCAGCCCACAAGGTCAAACGGGAATCGGATGAGGCTTGTACATTGGTTAACAGCCTGTCTAAAGGTGCTGCAAACGGGGAGGTTGAGCTACTGGAAAATGGTAAAGATGGAAGTAGCACGTCTATGCAAGAACAGAATGTGATTGGGCCGGAGTGTCCCAAGTGCAGCAGACAGGACGTCCCCCACAGTATCATCAGCTTACTGGATGGGTTCAAAGCTTCGAAG ACTCTATTCACAGCATCCAAACTGAAGGTGTTTGATGTATTGAACAGCTCTAACGGTCTGACATTAGAAGAGGTAGCTGGCCAAATCAACGCCTCTGTTTTAGGCACTGAGAGGCTTTTGGAAGCTGCTGTCTCTTTAGGGCTTCTAAAAACGGTCAAACAGCAAAATACAAATG TGTATAGAAATACAGAACAGGCCAATTGCTTCCTAGTATCGAACAGCCCAGAGTCTCTGCATGGATACATTCTCCACTGCAATGATATGGTGTGGCCTCTCTTCAGTCATCTAGAGAATGCTGTCAGGGAGGGCACCAGCCAACATGAGCGAGCTTTTGGGAAGAAGAGTGAGGATGTGTTTCAG GATGCCTACTACAGTAAAGATGAAGTTAAGCTGCGATTCATGGATGCAATGCACAGCATCGCAAGGGTGACGGGAAAAGATGTGGCAACAGCGTTTGATCTTTCTCCCTATAAAACAGCCTGCGATATTGGAG GTTGCACTGGTGCCATGGCATACGAGTTTACAAAAGCCCATCCTGGACTGTCAGTCATTGTATTTGACTTGCCACAAGTCATTGAGATGAGACGCTATTTTCAGCCTaaagaaaatgatgacagagtgTCATTTGTTGCAG GTGATTTCTTCACAGATGACCTGCCTAAAGCAGACCTGTATATTCTCGCACGAATCCTCCACGATTGGTCTGATGAGAAACTTCATGTATTATTGAGTAAACTGTCCAAAATATGCACACCAG GTTGTGGACTTTTGGTGTCTGAGATCTTCCTGGATGAGGAGAGGAAAAGGCCAAGCCGAGCCCTGTTGCAGGCCCTCAGTATGACAGAAGGAAAACAAAGGAGCACCAGTGAATACAACGACTTACTGGAGAAGCATGGCTTCACTCCCAAACACATCAAACACACAGACAACCTGCTGGATGCCATGCTATTTGTAAAAGAAGACCCAAATGACAAAAGAACACTACTAGGCTGTTCTTCAGCATCCACTGAGACTGCAGAACTTGAGTGA
- the slc25a6 gene encoding ADP/ATP translocase 3, whose product MADAALSFAKDFLAGGVAAAISKTAVAPIERVKLLLQVQHASKQISADKQYKGIVDCIVRIPKEQGFASFWRGNLANVIRYFPTQALNFAFKDKYKQIFLGGVDKHTQFWRYFAGNLASGGAAGATSLCFVYPLDFARTRLAADVGKAGSSREFTGLADCLAKIFRSDGLRGVYQGFNVSVQGIIIYRAAYFGIYDTAKGMLPDPKNTHIVVSWMIAQTVTAVAGVVSYPFDTVRRRMMMQSGRRGADIMYTGTLDCWRKIARDEGGKAFFKGALSNVLRGMGGAFVLVLYDEFKKFV is encoded by the exons ATGGCTGATGCTGCACTTTCTTTTGCTAAAGACTTTTTGGCCGGTGGGGTCGCAGCGGCTATTTCCAAAACTGCAGTCGCACCGATAGAGAGAGTCAAACTGCTGCTGCAG GTACAACATGCCAGCAAGCAGATCAGTGCAGACAAACAGTACAAAGGTATTGTCGACTGTATTGTGAGGATTCCTAAAGAGCAAGGTTTTGCTTCCTTTTGGCGTGGCAACCTAGCCAACGTCATTCGCTATTTCCCCACACAAGCTCTCAACTTTGCCTTCAAGGACAAGTACAAACAGATATTCCTGGGTGGCGTTGATAAGCACACGCAGTTCTGGCGATACTTTGCCGGTAACTTGGCCTCCGGTGGAGCTGCAGGAGCCACTTCCCTCTGCTTCGTCTACCCCCTGGATTTCGCTCGTACCCGCTTGGCTGCAGATGTTGGCAAAGCTGGCAGCAGCAGAGAGTTCACCGGGCTGGCCGACTGCCTGGCCAAAATCTTTAGGTCAGACGGTTTGCGGGGTGTCTACCAGGGATTCAACGTTTCTGTGCAGGGCATCATTATTTACAGGGCCGCCTACTTCGGAATCTATGATACTGCTAAAG GCATGCTTCCCGACCCTAAAAACACCCACATTGTGGTCAGCTGGATGATTGCACAAACTGTGACAGCAGTGGCTGGCGTGGTGTCCTATCCATTTGACACTGTGCGGCGTCGCATGATGATGCAGTCCGGGCGCAGAGGAG CGGATATTATGTACACTGGAACCCTTGACTGCTGGAGAAAGATCGCTCGTGATGAGGGTGGAAAAGCCTTTTTCAAAGGCGCTCTGTCTAATGTACTCAGAGGAATGGGGGGCGCTTTTGTGCTCGTGCTTTATGATGAATTCAAGAAGTTTGTTTAA
- the asmtl gene encoding probable bifunctional dTTP/UTP pyrophosphatase/methyltransferase protein isoform X1, translated as MLLSPVISKLSGKLVVLASASPRRLEILSNAGLRFEVVPSWFKETLDKSLFKNPYDYAVETAKQKALEVAHRMPFKHLKTPDIVIGADTVVTVDGLILEKPTDKQDAYRMLSRLSGKEHSVFTGVAIVLCHDKRGSDTDFKVVDFYEETKVKFAELSEEMLWEYINSGEPMDKAGGYGIQALGGMLVEYVQGDFLNVVGFPLNHFCKQLGLIFNSPPESPAHKVKRESDEACTLVNSLSKGAANGEVELLENGKDGSSTSMQEQNVIGPECPKCSRQDVPHSIISLLDGFKASKTLFTASKLKVFDVLNSSNGLTLEEVAGQINASVLGTERLLEAAVSLGLLKTVKQQNTNVYRNTEQANCFLVSNSPESLHGYILHCNDMVWPLFSHLENAVREGTSQHERAFGKKSEDVFQDAYYSKDEVKLRFMDAMHSIARVTGKDVATAFDLSPYKTACDIGGCTGAMAYEFTKAHPGLSVIVFDLPQVIEMRRYFQPKENDDRVSFVAGDFFTDDLPKADLYILARILHDWSDEKLHVLLSKLSKICTPGCGLLVSEIFLDEERKRPSRALLQALSMTEGKQRSTSEYNDLLEKHGFTPKHIKHTDNLLDAMLFVKEDPNDKRTLLGCSSASTETAELE; from the exons ATGCTGTTAAGTCCAGTAATATCCAAGCTGAGTGGGAAGCTTGTTGTCCTGGCAAGCGCATCTCCACGACGTCTGGAGATTTTATCTAATGCT GGTTTACGATTCGAAGTGGTTCCTTCTTGGTTTAAAGAAACATTGGACAAATCCTTGTTTAAGAACCCATATGACTATGCAGTGGAAACAGCCAAACAAAAGGCTTTGGAAGTGGCTCACCGAATGCCATTT aaacaCTTGAAAACTCCAGATATTGTAATTGGAGCAGACACTGTTGTG acagTTGATGGCTTGATCTTGGAGAAGCCTACGGATAAACAAGATGCTTACCGCATGTTGTCTAg GCTGAGTGGTAAGGAACATAGCGTCTTCACAGGTGTAGCTATTGTGCTCTGCCATGACAAGAGAG GGTCAGATACAGACTTCAAAGTCGTTGATTTTTATGAAGAGACTAAAGTTAAATTTGCAGAATTATCTGAGGAGATGCTCTGGGAATACATCAACAGTGGAGAGCCCAT GGACAAGGCTGGTGGTTATGGGATCCAGGCTTTGGGTGGCATGTTGGTTGAGTATGTGCAAGGAGATTTTCTTAATGTGGTAGGCTTCCCTCTTAACCACTTCTGCAAGCAGCTGGGATTGATTTTTAACAGCCCACCTGAAAGTCCAGCCCACAAGGTCAAACGGGAATCGGATGAGGCTTGTACATTGGTTAACAGCCTGTCTAAAGGTGCTGCAAACGGGGAGGTTGAGCTACTGGAAAATGGTAAAGATGGAAGTAGCACGTCTATGCAAGAACAGAATGTGATTGGGCCGGAGTGTCCCAAGTGCAGCAGACAGGACGTCCCCCACAGTATCATCAGCTTACTGGATGGGTTCAAAGCTTCGAAG ACTCTATTCACAGCATCCAAACTGAAGGTGTTTGATGTATTGAACAGCTCTAACGGTCTGACATTAGAAGAGGTAGCTGGCCAAATCAACGCCTCTGTTTTAGGCACTGAGAGGCTTTTGGAAGCTGCTGTCTCTTTAGGGCTTCTAAAAACGGTCAAACAGCAAAATACAAATG TGTATAGAAATACAGAACAGGCCAATTGCTTCCTAGTATCGAACAGCCCAGAGTCTCTGCATGGATACATTCTCCACTGCAATGATATGGTGTGGCCTCTCTTCAGTCATCTAGAGAATGCTGTCAGGGAGGGCACCAGCCAACATGAGCGAGCTTTTGGGAAGAAGAGTGAGGATGTGTTTCAG GATGCCTACTACAGTAAAGATGAAGTTAAGCTGCGATTCATGGATGCAATGCACAGCATCGCAAGGGTGACGGGAAAAGATGTGGCAACAGCGTTTGATCTTTCTCCCTATAAAACAGCCTGCGATATTGGAG GTTGCACTGGTGCCATGGCATACGAGTTTACAAAAGCCCATCCTGGACTGTCAGTCATTGTATTTGACTTGCCACAAGTCATTGAGATGAGACGCTATTTTCAGCCTaaagaaaatgatgacagagtgTCATTTGTTGCAG GTGATTTCTTCACAGATGACCTGCCTAAAGCAGACCTGTATATTCTCGCACGAATCCTCCACGATTGGTCTGATGAGAAACTTCATGTATTATTGAGTAAACTGTCCAAAATATGCACACCAG GTTGTGGACTTTTGGTGTCTGAGATCTTCCTGGATGAGGAGAGGAAAAGGCCAAGCCGAGCCCTGTTGCAGGCCCTCAGTATGACAGAAGGAAAACAAAGGAGCACCAGTGAATACAACGACTTACTGGAGAAGCATGGCTTCACTCCCAAACACATCAAACACACAGACAACCTGCTGGATGCCATGCTATTTGTAAAAGAAGACCCAAATGACAAAAGAACACTACTAGGCTGTTCTTCAGCATCCACTGAGACTGCAGAACTTGAGTGA